A section of the Telopea speciosissima isolate NSW1024214 ecotype Mountain lineage chromosome 3, Tspe_v1, whole genome shotgun sequence genome encodes:
- the LOC122655286 gene encoding uncharacterized protein LOC122655286, giving the protein MMMVLDRSDVVSCRSFPTSLKGPAELWFAKLKPNSIRSFTELAKAFMSCFHSSVKQKKTATNLLAVKQRPDESIRDYITCFNGEALKIKDLDDAMAFNTLHNGVTNHDLVKSLALDLVTNMPQLLDRCYQYANMFDIMKA; this is encoded by the coding sequence atgatgatgGTACTCGATAGATCTGACGTCGTGTCATGCCGCTCCTTCCCAACATCCCTAAAGGGACCAGCAGAGCTCTGGTTCGCCAAACTGAAACCCAACTCCATCAGAAGCTTCACAGAGCTGGCCAAGGCATTCATGAGTTGCTTCCATAGCAGTgtcaaacaaaagaagaccGCTACCAACCTGCTAGCGGTGAAGCAGCGTCCTGATGAGTCCATAAGGGATTACATCACAtgcttcaatggagaagctctGAAGATCAAGGACCTGGACGATGCCATGGCCTTCAATACCCTGCACAATGGGGTAACCAACCATGACCTGGTGAAGTCGCTCGCCCTGGACCTAGTCACCAACATGCCCCAGCTACTGGATCGTTGCTATCAGTATGCCAACATGTTTGATATCATGAAGGCATGA